taaaagctatttttaaaaaacaaaatttaaaatgttgCACACACGCATATATGCATTTAATACTGGAGTTGGTTGTTTTCAATGTGatttattgtttaattaattaattaattttttttttatttgctcGTGAGAATTGTAAAAAGAGTCTCGAATGTCGAAATGTCGATATTTATCTCCAATTGATGgcatatttaatatttaaagatACCCATCCAATGTGCTTATTCTAGGacttgagatatattttaaaaaaaaattacagttGACAATATATTTAGGCTTGTGATTTCGTGAGATTCTTGTCTCTACTGTCATTATATAAAGAAAATAATCTGGtgaaaatacaaaattttaagatatagtgattattttattaatgtCGACTTAATCGTGCCTTGTTTAATtgctttaaatatttaataaagataatataatatgaaatataaaaaaaaagtcgcgttataaaaaatcaaaatcaaacaaccaaaatatgatttatggtaatgttttgtttttttattcatatttttgaaaaaataacaaCTCGACGGGTCAGTCCATCTAGTCTATAGATTTCGGAGCTACAAACTATAACCGACCCATGATTGGACAGTTCTAATTCGACTCCGTTGACTCGGTTAAACCGACCCGTTGAGCACGGGTTTGGTCCGGGTCACTTGAGGTTGTTTGCATGTGTGAACATCGAATTCCTCCCTGTGTCATAAGGTTCCACCCTCCATTGGATATAAAAGTATCCAGCAGAGCTTTGTTATCATTCTCGTATTTTTCATCCATTGATTGAGACTAACAAAAACTCATATTAGAATACTATAATACATTTATGTaatatgttttgtttttttcctgAAATGAAAATTCAACGGATTTTATTTAGCTCCATGTTAAaatagtaggtctcttgtaagacggtttcacggatttttatctgtgagacgggtcaaccatgccgatattcacagtaaaaagtaatacttttagcataaaaaataatacattttcatggatgacccagataagagattcgtctcacaaaatacgatccgtgagatcgtctcacacaagtttttgccaggTTAAAAAGTATCACTTGAAAAATTAATGCCAATAGAAACTCGACACGTGGCAAATGTATATTGGTCCCAACTTTCCCTTAACCCTCCAATCCAACAAAGCCACACCATCTAACGCAAGAGACCCCACAGAAATGTTCAAGATTTCTACACGATCTCTGAAATTTCAGTTTCTTcaatcttttcatttagctgTCCTCCTCTTCCTGCTTCATCCTCTGCCAGATTTACTCCTGAGAAATCTAAACAAGCTTGGTATATTCCTGCCCACTACATCCGATCCAAGTCAAAAGATTTAGTAGAATCCTTGCCAGAGATTGTAAACATGCTTCCTGTATATAATCCCATCCCCTCATCATCGTCATCATCTTTGCCTTTCTCAGCGTCAACCCCGATGCTGATCAAATCAGAAGTTGATGATCAGGGAACAGATACAAGAATCATGATCCCTTCGTTGTCGGTGGATGACAGGAAAAGTGAAGCTATGCCCATTCTTTCGAGAACCTTGAGTTACACCAACCCGGCTGCCGATTCGGATTCTTATCAGCAGCAGAGGCGGAGGCGTGTGGCTAGTGATGCATCACTTTTCACCCTCTCTGCTGGCGGCCGGAGGTCTTCCAGTCAGGACGCTGGCAGAGCTGCTTCTGATACTTACGTGATATCTCGGCTATGCTTCAACATGTGGCGGTATCTTGGGTGAATGTccttgcatttttttttttttgagattttacaTTTCCATTAAAGAAGTGCTTAGATTGTCGGATCTTGCTGGTTTTGTTTTAGAGAAGATATTCTGACTGAATTGCTGTCTGGGTTCAAAGTTATTGAATTGAGGCATTTAGCTGTTGTATAATCATTTAAACTATACTTGTTTTGGGGATGAAGATGACTTTTTTAACTTTAAGTTCGAACAAGGTGATGGATTTTTCAAATGTGAAGGTAACAGGTGCTTACCTACGTGGTGTGATGATCATATATTACCTCTTTCATTTAGATTTTGAATGTATTTTTTTGTATTTCGTCATTCGCTCTTGTTCTTGTATACTATGTATGAAGCTATGTGCTCGAATGGAAAGTTGAAGctgtaaaattttaataaagatAGAAGCAGAACAAATTCCATAATCACTGGTTTGAAAAAACTACAAAATCGAAGACTAATATGCCCTCGGCTTTGTGGTGTCTTCAACATGTAATACtgtattttccatttttcaatcACAACTTATGGTTTAACATATTTTTTCCTCATCTTCTTTTCACTTTCTAATTATTCATCTTTATTCAGGGTAGGCTACAGATGGATCACCCGGTTTATCGCCCTTGGGTGTTATGCTTTCCTTATTTTTCCTGGTTTTCTTCAAGGTTTGCCATCTGCACATATATTAATCGTGCATTTATGTTGAAGAAACCTTTTCTTGACAAGACCTTTTGGCTATGTAGATTTTATATGTAACATATCATCTATGTTTCTTGACTCTTGGATTTCAATGTGCTTTCTTTTACCGATGTTTGTGGAAGTTAAATATGACAAATTCATTATCTAAAACGATGTAACTTTTTGTGCAGTTGCTTTTCATTACTTCCACTCTAGTCGGATACGTAGAGGTATTGTTTATGGAGACCAGCCCAGAAATAGGTTAGATTCTAACCAACTGCATTCATTACTTTAACTGAACAACAGACAAGTTCGGTTTCTTAGAATgtgtttttatatgatattttattttctctATGACTGGACACATGACTGAGGTTTTCTACTGTAGGCTTGATATTTATTTGCCTAAAAACAGTGATGGACCAAAGCCAGTTGTTGCATTTGTAACTGGTGGAGCTTGGGTTATTGGGTATGCTTTGTCTTCTTGTTTCCGTTAAGATTGTATATATTAACTCATACATGTCTCTTTATCTCGCGAAGTTTGACAAGTATGCTCCTTTTTCCTTAGCACTTGAGAGTACATAATATACCATGTGATAAAAGTTCCTAGACCATTGAGACATatattagaaaatttttatttgtgcaACAAGCATTAGACTTAAGAACTGAACttggatttgatatgtactCAAGAAGATAATGAAACTCAGAAAAGAATTATTTGAGAAAGAATCTAACATTTAATCATAAGTTGTAGTGATGTTTTCAAGTTTTTCTTTACCAAACTTGTAAACCATAAGTTGTATTACAATCAGTTAAACCATCATTTCTTGTCAGCACAGTTATAAAGCGTGGGGTTCTCTTTTAGGAGTACAGCTATCAGAAAGAGATGTTATAGTGGTTTGCATAGATTACAGGTAACCTGAATttctttattgtttttttataaaattcaaaGTAGATTCCACATATTGGAAATTGATCTCAGAGATTGCTACATGAGATTTATTAAACAAAGCAAACTTTTGCGCTAGTTTTTTTTGCTACATGAGATTTATTAACCACAACAAAATTTTGCGCTACCTTTTACTCATAGGAATTTCCCACAGGGAACTATAAGCGACATGGTGAATGACGCTTCTCAAGGTATTTCATTTGTCTGCAATAATATTGCAGACTATGGTGGCGATCCTAACAGGTAGTTTGCCAGTTACATTCTTTTAGTGTCACGATGCTGCCTCTTATTCTTACCAGATTCTCTTTTTGCCTAGAATATATCTCATGGGCCAGTCAGCTGGTGCACATATTGCTGCTTGTGCTCTGCTAGAGCAGGCGATCAAAGAGGCTGGGGGAGGGAAAATTTCTTGGAGTGTATCTCAAATAAACTCGTATTTTGGTTTATCTGGAGGGTGAGATTGTATTAAAGATTACATTCTTGGAAActttttgaaataattatatGACGTGCTCAGATTATAGTGTTGTGTTTGCTAGTGGAATTTGATCTCGCTCTTCTAGTCAAGGTCTTATGAATAATGGAACTAGTGAATATTCCTTCACCAATTTCCTCTTCTAATGCCGCCCAGATATAAAGAAATCTGACTCATGCCAAAAACTCATAAATAGAAATTCTTATGTAATGTTCCGAATTTTTAAGTTTTGCTAATCAAAAGTTGCGAAATGTCGCTGATGATTAATTGCTCACCTATCCTTCTATTCCCAGGAGAATGGAATGTTTTTTGTGTCTGTGGTTCTTGTTTAGTATCCTTAACTTATGATCGAATCTAAAACCTCTTATTCGACATTTTATGGACAGATACAATTTTCTCAGCTTGGCTGATCATTTCCATACTCGAGGTTTGTACCGCTCCATATTTCTAAGGTATCTATATACTCGACCAACTTCAATATCTCAACTTAGTATAACTGTGTTTGCGCATTCTCTGATAGCATTGTACCATACATATAATGATATCTGTTGCTTGTCTAGCATAATGGAGGGAGAAGAATCTTTACGACGGTATTCTCCAGAAGTAATGGTGCAAGACTCCAACTTTAGGGATGCAGTCTCCCTTCTACCACCTATACACCTTTTCCATGGAACTGCAGATTATTCTATTCCCTTTGATGCCAGGTAGcagaaatatcaattttttgaCTATATATATGTGGCTAACATCTTATGTATTGTTTGTTGTAAAGGGATATATAAAGTGACTTGACAAATTTAGATAAACTATAAGTACTCAAAATAATCCTTGAAACTTGGTTTAGAGCGAGAGAAATTATGTGTTCATAGTTCTTCTATAATGCAAGTCATCTCTAAGCCAGTTTTATATCAGTTTTGACATGCTTATACTTGTTTGCAGTAAAAGTTTTGCCGAGACGCTTCAAAGCTTGGGTGTACAAGCTCAATGTATTCTATATGAAGGGAAAACTCATACAGATTTATTCATTCAGGTTGGAAAAACGGCTCCTTCACATTCTTAGTAGCCGAGATTATGAAGCTTCTGTGTAGCTATGTTGATTTGATTCATGGGTTTTGAAAGCATGATGAAAAGTTTACTTCTATGCAAAAGCCTATCAAAGAAGCCAAATCCTGATGCATTTTCTGATTTAATATGAATGCGATTCAGGATCCAATGAGGGGCAGCAGAGACGACATGCTTGAAGATTTGGTTGCAATTATTCATTCAGGAGACATTGAAGCTCAGGCCAGAGATGCGACGGCTCCACCGAGAAAACGCCTTGTGCCTGAATGCATGTTAAACTTAGCAGGCCGCATCAGCCCGTTCTAATGGTGGTATATTGACCTGATCAAATGTTTGATGAAAAGCTTCCAAATGTTattcataatattttaaaattgcgaGTTTCATTAATTCCTAGGTCCGCCATAAATTAATCTAACATTTTAGATCTTGGTAAGGTTCAAGAAAGGAAAAAATCAATCGACTACACAATCTCTTATAAGGCTTACTCTGCCAATGTTGGTTCTGTGTGTCATAACTTTTATAACCACCAGAAAATCTTGAGGGATTCAACTTGCCCTCGAAAGTAAACTTCTGGAGCTCTATGATGGTGGATTGTGCACTCTGATCATATGAATCGCAGAACAAATTTTCTTCTAATGTTGGCAATTTCTAGTTCACGGAAGCAAGAATTTCAGCAGCAATAGAATTGATTAGTGCTTCtataaggtccaaaatgcgataacgtaatGCAAATTTAaggaaaatgtaaaatgtttaattaaattattttaattgtattaattatATGTGGTAGGTATAttaacatgtttaaaatatgattttgtattagaatgcataaaacagtGTTTTTAAGGGTTAATCAAGATGCGACCGAGGAACGAAGACAGGGACTGTAAaggcaaaatatttttattaaatgattatttttaattatttaatacatagcatattaaatatgaaaatttcgaaaatggtgttttttgagatgtttttatatgtcgagtcgtattttaaactgatattcgatttttgaagaaaacaaggactttttggaggctcggttaatatttcgaaaattttcttaaactaattaaatatttttcctacgttataatgggcctattatactaaTGTAATTGGACCTAAGCTTCTATCTTGttaatttatatcaaaatattgagtttctAAACCTTAAAACACTTCATAACTCACGCTCAAAGCATTAGAAACCTAGGGGTCTCTCCTTACACCACAGGAACACACATCACATGGTTTAGAGCAATTCATGTCAACTTTGAAGGAAAAACGCAATAAGGATCTTCCCCGTCTCTCCGACAACGTACCTTCGCGTCTAGAATTGTATCTTTGTGCGTGAATCaagcaaaggcacgccttattCCTTCTTTGATTATCGTTCATACCATACTATGTGTGAATATACATGTCCGCATGAGAAATATGATatcctcttaattttttttgtttttatggatTACACATGGGAAAAACTTGAGTTTTGGGCATGATTCTTGATGTTTCTTGATGGTatgaaggggctgccaggtTTCTATGGTTAGGGGGTCGAATTACAGTAGGTTTAATGGTCCTTAGATGCACGGTTCAGGGCTGGAACGAGGCAAGGGAAGGGCTGCACGATATTTGGGTCTAAAGGAAATTAGTGCATGGTTTGGGGAAGATAAAAGGAAAGAGGCTGTGCAGGGGCTATCCAGGCGAAGGGAAGGGCTCGTGAAGGTCTTAGCCACGAGCCATGTTGGTCCAAGGATGGCTAGGAGGGAGGGGTAGGGTAGGTGCACGACTAGGGCACTCTCTAGCCGTTGCCGCGCGTAAGAAGAGATGGACCATGCACGAGGATGTGCATGGATCCTTAGGGTTGGTCCAGTAGGTTCCCAAGGGTTCGGTCTAGGTCTTATGATGGCTGGTTAAGGGCTAGGGTCGGAGGAGCACATGGTTTGTTAGGGCTTGGGTTGGACAAAGGGTGctgaaaaattcagtagcctTCTAGGCTGTTCCGAGGGTTCTAAGtggcttgaattgggttgtAAAAGGGTTGGTTAGGTGTTAGTAAGCTATGATAAAAGTTTGGTTaagattcgggttaaaaccgggacttcgATTCcaattttaaaacgaattacaAATTTAGTTAAGGGATCTAAGTTTACGTTTAAGAAATGTTCATGGGTgtgttttaaggtgttatggtaagtttggatggattcgggTCGAATTTTTaatgtctaggggtaaaatgggaAAGTTATGGTtttaagggcaaaatggtcattttacacctgaaaactGTTAGGAGTCCTGGCAGTGTCAtgaatgctgtaatgaatgttaaaatatttattttgaaagaatATAGAATTTTTATaatgaaaaatgttaaatgCTAAAAGATGTTgcatacttggttttaaaaaaaaatgatatttatgcatgttattttataaagtgatggaaacgatgaaaatgttttgaatgaagtgACTTAATTGTGACGGTAAGAAAATGGAGATTCCTGAGGGACTAAGCCCCAGTGGAACCCGTTTGAGGGACTAAGCCTCGTGGGAATCCAATACCGAATTTCCATAGGCCAAGGCCTAGTAACTGAAAAGTGGTTTCTGGTGCCCCTGCTACCTATAGGCCAAGGCACATAATGGAAAAGTGGTTATTGTTGCCCTGTCGCCTGGTATCATGGTTACAgctgagattgatcaatcgaccgaAAGGTGAAAGGATGGTCACAATTAACGAACGAATTTAACCCAAAAGGAAACGTATATTTCATATAACGATAGGAAAAATTATGATGAAAAGAAAAGTATAtgataaaagaaaatgtttaagtttatgcatgttaatgaaatactatttttattaaaagtattttcactgttgcatgtggatgtatacgtattacttgttactatgATTAAGGCTCgatgagtcaatagactcactagatgtgaatgATGCAGCTGAGGATTTTACTTTTGGGACTAGAGGGTTGGATGACTGAACTGGCTGGGTGGATGGTGCACCAACCCGAggacctatgcattgctagttTTTCCACAGAGTTAAGCTTTTAcattactttaaagattttcatgACTTTTGGAAGTAAAGATTGTTTTTTTAGAGGATTATGAcgtttatgatatttttgaaaaatgctagttttatgtttgatttgacgtttacgattttatgaattttattacCGTTACTGAGTTTGAGTAAAATAGACGGTGAGttgattttaaatggtgcaaaagtaagtatatatatatatatatatatatatatatatatatatatatatatatgtttcggCCAAAGCCTaaggatttttttaaaaaaattctagtattttttaaaataaaacaaaatagaGACGTTTCATCTTCAACCATATATCATGATTTTATTTAGTGAAACAAAAGGTTACATAAATGCAAGCCAACACTTCATTTTAATCCTCCAATCCTTTTTCTCACTTCTTTGCAACTGGTTTGGTGCCGGATCCCTACAAGCACGATCAAAATAATAATCAGCAAGAACGGATCCAGCATAAGTTGAGCGTTCACCCTCTTTGATTAAGCTATACAATTAAACGATTACACTTCTTATTGATGTATATTCAAGAAATCAagctatatatattttcttaacagTGTGCCATTTTGAGGATTCTTACCTTCTTCCTAGGCTCCCGAGGCTTCTGCTCATTCTTGGGAGGAGCGGCTTTGGAGACCGGAGCTTTCTTGACCGAGCCAGCTGATTGAGATCCAACTGGTTTTTCGGCTTTAAGCGACGCCATCTTTGCAaataaagtttaaattttcACTTAATTgatatatgtgttttagcttcaGGTATTTATAATTTTGTTTGAATGGTGTGGACAGAATAAAAATTCCACCACTAGCTCTAAATTTCGTTCAAGAAAGTGGAATATTTTAGCTGTGAGCCTCATTTCGAAAGATGCTGGCTGAATCAGATGCCTGGTATGGCACCAATGCAAATATGATCTTGTGGAACATAATCTTTACTGATTTCAACCTGATATTACAGGCACCGAGAGGTTTTAACATGGCAAGGAGAGAACAAATTACAGATGAAAGTGTTCTGTTAACTGATCCGAAGAAGCGTTTAACACCATATAGTTGTAGaaaagaaatattaaatttgcaGTAATGCATGAGAATTTTTCAACAACAGTTGTGTATCAAAGTATCAttaccaaaactcaaaacatttTTCAAATTAGTAAATATGACGTGGAGAGACATTTTTATTTCAATGTATTtagtttctttttttaaaaaaatttaataagatGAACAATTTTCTAACGTAATAAcctcaaaatcatattttaaaaaatagcaTAGCCTTAAGAAATTCTCTCTTTCCATTGATTTTTTgcacaaattattaaaaattaaaagcaTCAacattttgtataaaaaaaatacaataaatcattaacaaaacaTTCGATTCATCTATTATTCGTTAAAACATATTAATCTTATTAAAATATCGAACATATTTTAGTTCGATGTATAATGAATTTTTTCACTGCGCTCAtgaaaaatgaaatattattagaataattaaattcataaacattttggAAGAGATGATTTTTACAAATTAATTTTGTTTGGAGTCTGCAGTATTACTAATTTGTATTAaatactattattattttttaattcaattgaatatatttgaatataaCACAAATATGACATAATGTTAGTTGTTATATTTGTGGTATCTTCCCACTAAAACAAGATAAACACGAGGACAATATGGACAACACACAACTCGTAAATAAATCACCATTTTCAAGGTAATagtagaaaaataaattaatgcaaaataaacacaataaattaaatttaataataatctaaaaaataaacacaatatatcaaacttaaaacattataatctaaaaaataaacacaataaATCAAACACGCTAAATTAAACACTTAAACACAAATTTAACATACACAACAAATCAAATACAAATTAAACACCAATTTATGACAATAAATTACACACAAGGACAATTACAAATAAACATCATCATTAATATAGACAATAAATTAAACACAAAGACAATTTGGACAACACACAATTTAACACACAATAAATCAAGTACGTACTCATCATTTTTAATAGAATattatacaatatttttttttccaggGCCCTACAACCAAACCTTGTAACATTCCCACCAAGTTCGTTCAAAGGCTGCAATGTCGTTACTTATTTCAGATTTTCATAGTTACCCATGAGTGGTGATGCATATATTCATCAGCCAGTGTTCCTCATCCCAGCAGCAATACCATTTATCGTGATCAGAAGTGCATCTCGTAGTTTGTTATTATCCTCATCTCGTCTCAGCCTCTTCAATATCTCAACCTGCAACATATTCATAGGATTTAGATATGGAAGCCGGCTCTCAATCAGCTTTCTAAGGCTACTGTTGTTTTCAGACAATTTTTCATGTCCTGTAACTATAAGTACAAACTTTTCTGCTGTCAAAAGCTCCCTCCTCAGCTCTGCTCCAAGTTCTTGTCGACTCTCAGACACTAAAACTTCATCATAATGCTTGGCTATGGGAATGTCGGCTTTTCCAAGAACCATTTCTATAAGGTCAATAGTGCTTTGAAAGAACGGCCAATCTTTGTACATTGCTCGCAGATCTTCCGTGTGACCCTTTTCGCAGATACCCTTTAAACCAGAACCAACTCCAAGCCATGAAGGGAGAACAAATCTTGTTTGAGTCCAAGCGAATATCCATGGAATAGCCCTTAGGTGCCCTATTCCAACCGAACTCTTTCTTCGAGTTGGACGGCTACCAATGTTGAGAAAGCCAAGTTCGGCTTGAGGGGTTGCCTCACGGAAGTAAGCTTGAAATTCCGGGTTTTCAAAGACAGTGTTTCTATATGAAGAGCAACTAATTTTAGAAATTTCATCCATTAGATTAcgccatttttcttcttttggtgGCTTTGGAGGCCGCAGAGTAGCCAGTAGCACAGCTGTCGTGTAGATTTCTAACTGGCGAACAGCGATTTGTGGTAGTCCGAACTTTGCCTGTACCATTTCTCCTTGTTCAGTTGATCGGAGGGACCCCTGCCAATTCATCAGAACTAAATTATCAGAAGTTTTAGACAAAAGTTGCACACTGAAGAGAGAAGTCAGATTTTAGGCCCAACAGAACTTGTCTATTTGCTGCCACAACAAAACACAAGAATTATTGTTGATTTAAAATCGCTAAAGGAAGGAAATAAAAACTTAAATTTCTACACAACCACACAAATCCAGATGGAACTAGCAGGAAAGCAAAATTTAATATTGGTTTGCAAAATGATGATCGATTAGCTTAATTTTCTTGCTTAAAAGTTCCTGAATTTTAGCAAAGCAAACGTTTATAGTAGAAAaaagatcaaataaatcatttcctAATTTTAAGACAAAAGGACGATTAagtaagaaagaaaaataaaaataatttactgGATGCATGAAATACAAGGAAATCTATAAGAGTGTCTTTatcatttgatttatttatcctgtttttcaaaaaaaaaaaaaattgttatttacGCTAGTTTATCAAAATTCATGTAGTTTAATTTTCTCAGATTCTCAATCTACGCAACCAAGCAAACAAATCCTCAACACAATTTAGCACAGCTTTGCTTCTAAGTTCGAGCATTGCATGCACAAAATATTTATATCGGAGTTGAAATGGAAAGAaagtaaattcacaaaatttgtgAACTGACCAAAGAAAAAcagggaaaaaataaaaaaaaaaaagaaaagaagaacGAACAGATAAAAACTGAACTTTACCATAACTGAACCAGGAGGTTGTGATTGAATTGCAAGATATGTAGGGCCACCACCCCGTCCAATACTGCCTCCACGTCCATGGAATAAAGTAACCTTTATTCCATATCCATTGCATGCAGCTACAACATCTTCTTGAGCTTTATAAAGTTCCCATGCAGCAGTAAAACGGCCACCATCTTTCCCCGAGTCAGAGTATCCAACCATCACCTGTAAAGAGATCATGATTCAGCTCCAATCCGCCACGAGTTCCTAAAATATAATGATAATCATTTCAGCAATACCTCTTGGTGTCCGTTATGGTTCTCAATGATATGTTTGTGGTACCAATCAATTGATAATAGCTTCCGAATGACAGAACCAGCTTCTCTCAAGTCCTTCACAGTTTCAAATAAAGGAACTACCCGAAGCCTATTCCAATAATCATGAAAAAGGTTCAAAAAACATGCAATACTTCCAGTCATCAAGTGTTGTTCATAAAAAGCAGCTAATTTCAtccatattttttcaaaatattcgatAGTCCTTCGAAGTCTAAGTTAATTCCTGTCTGTTAAATTCATCAGTCTTCAAAACAGTTGGGAAGTTGTTGAAAGCAAAACCGGAAACGAATCATAGCAGTTCGTTTTACAAATTACTAGGTTACAAATTTATGCaacttttttttaatatcaaagTGTTTCAAATAGATGTCAAGAGTGCTTTCTTGAATTGTGAGTACTCGGAATTTTAAAGCGCAAAACATGTAAGAAATAAACTTAAAACTATTAGTTCAAAGCTTATCAATAAAAAATCTAAGTGTTATAGCTCGATTTCCCACCTCAAAGGTACTCAATTCAGCTTATTGGAGCCCGAGGTAATGCAAGCTGGCAAGAATCAAAGTGAGACAACTCGAGAGTGCAAACCCCCAGATCATGGATCCTAATAtctagctcaaagaagctcatccATATTGTCCTAAAATGATAATAAAATGCAGCCGAGGGGTGAGCTAGGAATTGGACATCTTTATGGTGTAAAAGATGACCCTTTAGTAAACTAAATGAGCTTTGAAGGGGTTGAGCAATTTGACGACCATCATGGAGGTTGTTTGGGCTCCAAGTTTTCGGCCATATATGGC
The Primulina tabacum isolate GXHZ01 chromosome 9, ASM2559414v2, whole genome shotgun sequence DNA segment above includes these coding regions:
- the LOC142555306 gene encoding putative isoprenylcysteine alpha-carbonyl methylesterase ICMEL2, which gives rise to MLPVYNPIPSSSSSSLPFSASTPMLIKSEVDDQGTDTRIMIPSLSVDDRKSEAMPILSRTLSYTNPAADSDSYQQQRRRRVASDASLFTLSAGGRRSSSQDAGRAASDTYVISRLCFNMWRYLGVGYRWITRFIALGCYAFLIFPGFLQVAFHYFHSSRIRRGIVYGDQPRNRLDIYLPKNSDGPKPVVAFVTGGAWVIGYKAWGSLLGVQLSERDVIVVCIDYRNFPQGTISDMVNDASQGISFVCNNIADYGGDPNRIYLMGQSAGAHIAACALLEQAIKEAGGGKISWSVSQINSYFGLSGGYNFLSLADHFHTRGLYRSIFLSIMEGEESLRRYSPEVMVQDSNFRDAVSLLPPIHLFHGTADYSIPFDASKSFAETLQSLGVQAQCILYEGKTHTDLFIQDPMRGSRDDMLEDLVAIIHSGDIEAQARDATAPPRKRLVPECMLNLAGRISPF